A window of the Arachis duranensis cultivar V14167 chromosome 5, aradu.V14167.gnm2.J7QH, whole genome shotgun sequence genome harbors these coding sequences:
- the LOC107489207 gene encoding transcription factor PRE6 has protein sequence MSSRRSRSRQSGVSTEITDAQITDLVSKLQQLIPELRARRSDKVSAAKVLQETCNYIKNLHREVDDLSDRLSELLANTDSNSAQAAIIRSLLM, from the exons atGTCAAGCAGAAGATCTCGTTCGAGACAATCGGGTGTGTCCACTGAGATCACTGATGCTCAAATCACCGATCTCGTTTCCAAGCTACAACAACTCATCCCTGAGCTTCGGGCTAGGCGCTCCGATAAG gTGTCAGCAGCTAAGGTATTGCAAGAGACTTGTAACTACATCAAGAACTTGCACAGAGAAGTTGATGATCTAAGTGATCGATTGTCAGAGCTTTTGGCCAACACAGACTCCAACAGTGCTCAAGCAGCCATTATTAGGAGCTTACTTATGTAA